Part of the Thermodesulfobacteriota bacterium genome, GTGGAAGGGCCTTTAGAAAAAGCAAAAGAATTCGGGAATCTCGAATTGTTATTCGATATAAGTTTTTTGAGTTATGGTTTTGTAACCCGTGTAATGGCTATTTCTTCTAGAAAACTTCGATGTTGTTGTCGAATTTTCTTAAAGTCGGCGAATTCTAGTCCGAAGAGGGGGGTAGAGGTCGTGGACCTTGCGGTTTGGGACAGGGGAGGAGTTCGAGTTTCTTGACCAGATGCAGGAGGTGTAAGAGATGACACGATCGACCCGAATTGCTGCCGCCGTTTGTGCCGCTTGCCTGATCGCCCTTACGGCCCACGCGGGGCTGAAGGTGATCGGAGAGGGAGCCGACCGCCGGTTCGACCCGGCGCAGTTTCCCCCCGAATACCAGGCGAGCTACAAGTTAATGGAGGCCCGGTGCAACGTGGCCGACTGCCACGACTTCCAGCGCACGGTCGACGCCATCGCCACGGGGGTCGCCACCGTGACCAACACTCCCTTCGACAAGGCGGCCGCCAAAGCCTACGGCGTGAAGATGATGCGCATGCCCAACTCCGGCATCGACAAGGCGGAGGCAAAGCAACTCGTCGAACTCATGTACTACATGATCGACCAGAGGTGATTGCCATGCGCCGTGCGAAACGCACGCTGGGGATGCGAACCAAGCTGTTCGTCGCGGGGCTCGCGGCAGTGCTTCTGGCCTCCCTGTCTCTCGGGATTTACGCTCTGAGACGGGGGGAGGAAGCGATCCTGACCTCCGTGGAGGCCCAACTGGCGGAAGACGCTCGGCGCGCCTCCCAGCGCATCGTGGAGGTGATTGACGACAGCGCCGGCGACCTCTCCATCTGGGCGCGCCTCGACGTGGCACCACAGACGCTGGACAACGAGGCCCCGAAATTCTTCGTCGAGTTCGCCAGGCAGAGCGTCATGCAAAAGGGAATCTACGCGCACATGGTGCTGGCGCTTCCCGACGGCACTCTGTTCGCGATGAACGAGGTGGACCGGGACGGGGAGGCCATCGCAACCCACCCCCTGCCCCGGGCCTCCTTCGGTGATCAGGAGTGGTTCCGGACCGCCCTCGGGTCCGCCCAGGTGACCCTGGCCGGACCCCTGGTGCCCGAGGCCCTGGTGAAGGCGGTCAGGGATGGCGCCCCGGTGGGGCGTGAACTGCTCCTCAGCCACCCGGTGCTCGACATCATGGACGACACCGTGGGCCTGTGGATATCGGGCCTGGACTGGTCCTGGTTCGGGCAGTACCTGGACCACCTGGTGAGTCGAGAGGACGGACGGGTCAACCGATTTCCCCTGCTGCTGGACGGTGCCGGAGAGGTCATCGGTACCGGCCCCGCGGCTGCTCTGGGGCGGGAGGCGGCAGGCGCCTTCGCAGACAGGCTCGCAGGCAGCCCGGGGGGAGTTCGGGAATTCGAACTCGACGGCCGGCGGTATTTCGGGGTCGCCGCGGAGGTGAGGCCCGAGCGGATTGCCGATTTCCCCGGATGGCGCATCGCCGTGGTACAAGATCGCGCGGCGGCCCTGGCGCCGGTGGCGCGGTTCCGCAATCGGGTCATCGGGGTGGGGGTAGCGGTTTCCATCGCGATCTCGGCGATGTTGCTGCTTGCCTTGCAGCGGGCGGTGCAGCAGGTGACGCGGCCGCTGATGGACCTGGGGCACAGCATCCAGAGAATGGGAGAGGGTGACCTGTCGGTGCGGGTGGCGGCGGCCTCCGATCCCGAGATGGCACGTTTGGCGGAGGCCTTCAACGAAACCGTGGGGGTGCTGGACACGGCCATCGGGGAGGTGGAGACCACCTCGAAGGGGGTGCGCCGCTCGGTGCAGGCCGTAACCTCGGC contains:
- a CDS encoding cytochrome C; translated protein: MTRSTRIAAAVCAACLIALTAHAGLKVIGEGADRRFDPAQFPPEYQASYKLMEARCNVADCHDFQRTVDAIATGVATVTNTPFDKAAAKAYGVKMMRMPNSGIDKAEAKQLVELMYYMIDQR
- a CDS encoding methyl-accepting chemotaxis protein; the protein is MRRAKRTLGMRTKLFVAGLAAVLLASLSLGIYALRRGEEAILTSVEAQLAEDARRASQRIVEVIDDSAGDLSIWARLDVAPQTLDNEAPKFFVEFARQSVMQKGIYAHMVLALPDGTLFAMNEVDRDGEAIATHPLPRASFGDQEWFRTALGSAQVTLAGPLVPEALVKAVRDGAPVGRELLLSHPVLDIMDDTVGLWISGLDWSWFGQYLDHLVSREDGRVNRFPLLLDGAGEVIGTGPAAALGREAAGAFADRLAGSPGGVREFELDGRRYFGVAAEVRPERIADFPGWRIAVVQDRAAALAPVARFRNRVIGVGVAVSIAISAMLLLALQRAVQQVTRPLMDLGHSIQRMGEGDLSVRVAAASDPEMARLAEAFNETVGVLDTAIGEVETTSKGVRRSVQAVTSAIENFGSQEKDLSGATASAAAASQQMAASVEHVAATCNDLEQMACESKDLAGDGEHRMDESRNAVTEMVEAIDGVIGAMEKLNSHMDGIRGISGSIEDIADLTNLLALNAAIEAARAGEHGRGFAVVASEVKKLAEQSSRATRQILTLVKEVREVSKEVSERVDAARERSRMGLDTTGQATEALRRIRAATENTTARILEIATSMEEQSRAAPEVPRLIARVEELLVNTKNDLGQASEEVLHLSEASVRLDALLERFHRSGSAPS